The following are from one region of the Vitis riparia cultivar Riparia Gloire de Montpellier isolate 1030 chromosome 14, EGFV_Vit.rip_1.0, whole genome shotgun sequence genome:
- the LOC117930034 gene encoding uncharacterized protein LOC117930034 has product MAKKKPTPFPSPSTDSGENVAEAEASVTGECERALLVLRKGNHAKALRLIKDLCVRHPSSAVAHIVQGDILCQFATVIDDLRLKHRHLKSAAESMQRATLLSPDSIEFGYMYASVLFDLCEDGKAYEEVVQECKRALSIKPKKESPVKDSYLGVSIPVKNLMETREALFSLMKICSLSDSVKNLEKADEEEKLESIHLEGSPVLIKSVTKGPIETKEETETQDEKRMEIETRVAEERLLPQRLKTPESHNQTDGACDLFLGPHKPGQRKEYLNEKEIKPHVDQMEQIKTYWNSIDDDKKRGLLKVRICDLKAHFESSKDDTVMEILSEAIGFAEENKSWSFLACCHCDEKFGDIEPYRKHINQKHMGSLSPELCSVMPQEVDRHWADMIVKGRWKPVDIPAALKTLDSHSSAEGGIHKWPLSDDSEREKILEEIHVMFKTLLRRKYLAASHLSLIMEYTVIEMQANFLASQLLTHGLDKTPLCICFLGVPHLQQILDYLRVVAQACGINDSEKIGSIQEMASGRDKFQIKERIVLSGDSLILLLDKRFLGEAANAANGWAVTFGIKDQGDYALPETDSLVSWLFRGPSMEELEEVWARLREFRKHKGEEIFHILGKEFSLLESLCRRKCEQLGYAKALESVESICLKEFKDRKQPGFVPRSYESLLERRREELEKDDDAMSISVRFELDVISNILKEAQGLRADQLERDQNDLESDEDDGSEEREYVLIALSQKMERHRASPELCKLDARIMQCIDGRKQLEFELAVASSDDYRLVMVILLKLFIRAHLLELAEKYAKEKYDAATETMLAQLAIDANKLLTKEMIMGNRHRENQSIRK; this is encoded by the exons ATGGCGAAGAAGAAGCCAACCCCATTTCCCTCGCCGTCTACCGACTCCGGCGAGAACGTAGCAGAGGCAGAGGCCTCAGTCACCGGGGAATGCGAGCGAGCGCTCCTTGTGCTTCGCAAAGGAAACCACGCCAAAGCGCTGAGGCTCATAAAGGACCTCTGCGTTCGCCACCCAAGCTCCGCTGTTGCCCACATTGTTCAAGGCGATATTCTCTGCCAGTTTGCTACTGTAATCGACGACCTCAGACTCAAGCACCGCCACCTCAAGAGCGCGGCGGAGTCAATGCAGCGAGCGACGCTGCTGTCCCCTGATTCGATTGAGTTTGGGTATATGTACGCGAGTGTGTTGTTCGATTTGTGCGAGGATGGTAAAGCATATGAAGAAGTAGTGCAAGAATGTAAAAGGGCATTATCCATTAAACCCAAAAAGGAGAGTCCAGTAAAGGACAGTTATTTGGGAGTGTCTATACCAGTGAAGAACCTTATGGAAACACGAGAAGCTCTGTTCTCCCTAATGAAAATATGTTCTCTTTCGGATTCCGTGAAGAATCTTGAGAAAGCGGATGAAGAGGAGAAGCTTGAGTCGATTCATCTTGAGGGGAGTCCGGTATTAATTAAGTCGGTTACCAAGGGACCCATTGAGACTAAGGAGGAAACGGAGACGCAAGATGAGAAGAGGATGGAGATTGAGACCCGGGTAGCAGAAGAAAGGCTTCTGCCCCAGAGGTTGAAGACACCTGAATCCCATAATCAGACAGATGGAGCGTGTGATTTGTTTCTGGGACCTCATAAACCAGGACAAAGAAAGGAGTATCTGAACGAAAAGGAGATTAAGCCACATGTGGATCAGATGGAGCAGATTAAAACTTATTGGAATTCCATAGATGATGACAAGAAGAGGGGGTTGCTTAAAGTGAGAATTTGTGATCTAAAAGCCCATTTTGAATCGTCCAAGGATGATACGGTGATGGAGATTTTATCCGAAGCCATTGGTTTTGCGGAGGAGAACAAATCTTGGTCGTTCTTGGCTTGTTGCCAttgtgatgagaaatttggggATATTGAACCATACAGAAAGCACATTAATCAGAAGCACATGGGAAGTCTTTCGCCTGAGTTGTGTTCAGTTATGCCCCAAGAAGTTGATAGGCATTGGGCTGATATGATTGTGAAGGGTAGATGGAAGCCAGTTGATATCCCTGCTGCATTAAAAACCCTTGATAGTCATAGCAGTGCAGAAGGTGGAATACATAAGTGGCCGTTGTCGGATGATTCTGAGCGCGAAAAGATCCTTGAGGAAATCCATGTCATGTTCAAAACCCTCCTGAGGCGTAAATACCTTGCTGCAAGTCATCTTAGCCTGATAATGGAGTACACCGTGATTGAGATGCAGGCTAATTTTTTGGCATCACAGCTTTTAACTCATGGTCTGGACAAAACACCTCTGTGCATCTGCTTTTTGGGAGTTCCTCATCTTCAACAGATTCTTGACTATTTGCGGGTGGTGGCTCAAGCGTGTGGTATAAATGATTCTGAGAAGATTGGCTCCATACAAGAGATGGCCAGTGGCAGAGACAAGTTCCAAATCAAAGAAAGAATTGTTTTATCTGGTGACTCATTGATTCTTCTTTTGGATAAACGCTTCCTGGGAGAAGCTGCCAATGCAGCTAATGGCTGGGCAGTAACTTTTGGTATCAAAGATCAAGGAGATTATGCTCTGCCAGAGACTGATTCTTTAGTGTCTTGGTTATTTAGAGGTCCTTCAATGGAAGAATTGGAAGAAGTGTGGGCACGTCTAAGAGAATTTAGAAAACATAAAGGAGAGGAAATTTTCCATATCCTTGGGAAAGAATTTTCCCTCTTGGAGAGCTTATGTAGGAGAAAATGTGAGCAATTGGGTTATGCAAAAGCACTTGAGTCAGTTGAGAGTATCTGTTTGAAGGAATTTAAGGACAGGAAGCAACCGGGGTTTGTTCCACGAAGTTATGAGTCCCTTCTGGAGAGGCGTCGAGAAGAGCTTGAGAAGGATGATGATGCTATGTCTATCAGTGTTAGGTTTGAGTTAGATGTGATATCAAATATTCTTAAAGAAGCACAAGGTCTGAGAGCTGATCAACTCGAACGAGATCAAAATGATTTGGAAAGCGATGAAGATGATGGAAGCGAAGAGCGGGAATACGTGCTTATAGCACTATCACAAAAAATGGAGAGACATCGAGCTTCTCCTGAG CTTTGCAAACTTGATGCACGGATCATGCAATGTATTGATGGCAGGAAGCAGCTGGAGTTTGAACTTGCAGTAGCATCTTCTGATGACTATAGGCTAGTTATGGTGATCCTTCTGAAGTTATTCATTCGG GCACACTTGCTGGAACTGGCTGAAAAATATGCCAAAGAGAAGTATGATGCCGCAACAGAAACAATGTTAGCACAGCTTGCAATTGATGCCAACAAACTACTAACAAAAGAGATGATTATGGGAAACAGACACAGGGAAAATCAAAGcataagaaaatga